From Macaca fascicularis isolate 582-1 chromosome 14, T2T-MFA8v1.1, a single genomic window includes:
- the ZP1 gene encoding zona pellucida sperm-binding protein 1: MAGGSATTWGYRVALLLLVATLGLGRRLQPDPGLPGLRHSYDCGIKGMQLLVFPRPGQTLRFKVVDEFGNRFDVNSCSICYHWVTSRPQEPAVFSADYRGCHVLEKDGRFHLRVFMEAVLPDGRVDVAQDTTLVCPKPDHSWTPDSQLAPPTMFSVSTPQTLPSLPTSGHTSPGSGHAFPSPLDPGHSSVHPTPALPSPGPGPALATLAQPHWGPLEHWDVNKPDYIGTHPSQEQCQVASGHLPCIVRRTSKEACQRAGCCYDNTREVPCYYGNTATLQCFRDGYFILVVSQEVALTHRITLANVHLAYAPTSCSPTQHTEAFVVFYFSLTHCGTTVQVAGDQLIYENWLVSGIHVRKGPQGSITRDSTFQLHVRCVFNASDFLPVQASIFPPPSPAPVTQPGPLRLELRIAKDETFSSYYGEDDYPIVRLLREPVHVEVRLLQRTDPNLVLLLHQCWGAPSANPFQQPQWPILSDGCPFEGDSYRTQMVALDGATPFQSHYQRFTVATFALLDSGSQRALRGPVYLFCSASACHSSGLETCSTVCSAGTARQRRSSGHRNDTARPQDIVSSPGPVGFEDSYGQEPTLGPTDSNGNSSLRPLLWMVLLLPAVALVLGFGVFVGLSQTWVQKLWENSEWAQ, from the exons ATGGCAGGAGGCTCAGCCACTACCTGGGGTTACCGTGTGGCCCTACTGCTGCTGGTCGCCACCCTGGGGCTGGGTAGGCGGCTCCAGCCTGACCCTGGCCTCCCAGGCCTCCGGCACAGCTACGACTGTGGGATCAAGGGAATGCAGCTGCTGGTGTTCCCCAGGCCAGGCCAGACTCTCCGCTTCAAGGTGGTGG ATGAATTTGGGAACCGATTTGATGTCAACAGCTGCTCCATCTGCTACCACTGGGTCACCTCCAGGCCGCAGGAGCCTGCAGTCTTCTCGGCTGATTACAGAGGCTGCCACGTGCTGGAGAAG GATGGGCGTTTCCACCTGAGAGTGTTCATGGAGGCTGTGCTGCCCGATGGTCGTGTGGATGTGGCACAAGACACTACCCTGGTCTGTCCCAAACCTGACCACTCCTGGACTCCGGACTCCCAGCTGGCACCACCCACCATGTTCTCTGTCTCGACTCCGCaaacccttccctccctccccacctctggCCACACCTCACCAGGCTCTGGCcatgcctttcccagcccactggaCCCAGGGCACAGCTCTGTCCACCCAACCCCTGCTTTACCATCCCCTGGACCTGGACCTGCCCTCGCCACCCTGGCTCAACCGCACTGGGGCCCCTTGGAACACTGGGATGTGAACAAACCAGATTACATAG GTACCCATCCGAGCCAGGAGCAGTGCCAGGTGGCCTCGGGGCACCTCCCCTGCATCGTGAGAAGAACTTCAAAGGAAGCCTGTCAGCGGGCTGGCTGCTGCTATGACAACACCAGAGAGGTTCCCTGTTACTATGGCAACACAG ctactctccaGTGCTTCAGAGATGGCTACTTCATCCTTGTGGTGTCCCAAGAAGTGGCCTTGACACACAGGATCACACTGGCCAACGTCCACCTGGCCTACGCCCCCACCAGCTGCTCCCCAACACAGCACACGGAAGCTTTCGTGGTCTTCTACTTCTCTCTCACCCACTGTGGAACCACAGTGCAG GTGGCTGGCGACCAGCTCATCTATGAGAACTGGCTGGTGTCTGGCATCCACGTCCGAAAGGGGCCACAGGGTTCCATCACACGGGACAGCACCTTCCA GCTTCATGTGCGCTGCGTCTTCAATGCCAGTGACTTCCTGCCCGTTCAGGCGTCCATTTTCCCACCCCCGTCGCCTGCCCCTGTGACCCAGCCCGGCCCCCTGCGACTTGAACTGCGGATCGCCAAGG ACGAGACCTTCAGCTCCTACTATGGGGAGGACGACTATCCCATCGTGAGGCTGCTCCGAGAACCAGTCCATGTGGAGGTCCGGCTTCTGCAGAGGACAGACCCCAACCTGGTCCTGCTGCTGCACCAGTGCTGGGGCGCTCCCAGTGCCAACCCCTTCCAGCAGCCCCAGTGGCCCATTCTGTCAGACGG ATGCCCTTTCGAGGGCGACAGCTACAGAACCCAAATGGTAGCCTTGGATGGGGCCACACCTTTCCAGTCTCACTACCAGAGATTCACTGTTGCCACCTTCGCCCTCCTGGACTCGGGCTCCCAGAGAGCCCTCAGAGGACCG GTTTACTTGTTCTGCAGTGCCTCTGCCTGCCACAGCTCAGGGCTGGAGACTTGCTCCACCGTGTGCAGCGCTGGGACTGCAA GACAGCGACGATCCTCAGGTCACCGTAATGACACTGCCAGGCCCCAGGACATCGTGAGCTCTCCGGGGCCAGTGGGCTTTGAGGATTCTTATGGGCAGGAGCCCACACTTGGGCCCACAG ACTCCAATGGGAACTCCAGCCTGAGGCCTCTCCTTTGGATGGTCCTTTTGCTGCCAGCTGTTGCCCTGGTCCTTGGGTTTGGTGTCTTTGTGGGCCTGAGCCAGACCTGGGTCCAGAAGCTCTGGGAAAACAGTGAATGGGCTCAATAA